In the Kribbella sp. NBC_00482 genome, one interval contains:
- a CDS encoding 5-(carboxyamino)imidazole ribonucleotide synthase has product MKFDRKDLPVGTPVVGMVGGGQLARMTQETAVALGIQLRVLAEGETVSAAQAVADAPVGDYKDPETVRRFAAECDVVTFDHEHVPTDLLHSLEADGVKVHPGPDALVHAQDKAVMRARLDTFDAPAPAHQVVGTPADVADFAKRVGGFPIILKTTRGGYDGKGVWFVDGPEDPQIATAFGSGVPILAEEKVDFVRELSAIVARSPHGQAVAYPIVESVQRDGICVEVTAPAPGLAPERAAQAQQTALRIAGELGVVGVLAVEMFEARDGRLLVNELAMRPHNTGHWTIDGAVTSQFENHLRAVLDLPLGSPAARAPYTVMVNVLGGDVEDMHRGLLHCMARDPGLKVHFYGKSVKPGRKVGHVTAYGDDLEETRSRARHAADYLTGTIDE; this is encoded by the coding sequence GCTCGCCGAGGGCGAGACGGTATCGGCGGCCCAGGCGGTCGCGGACGCCCCCGTCGGCGACTACAAGGACCCGGAGACGGTACGGCGGTTCGCCGCGGAGTGCGATGTGGTGACGTTCGACCACGAGCACGTCCCGACCGACCTGCTGCACTCGCTCGAGGCCGACGGTGTGAAGGTCCACCCCGGCCCGGACGCGCTGGTGCACGCCCAGGACAAGGCCGTGATGCGCGCCCGGCTGGACACGTTCGACGCGCCGGCGCCCGCGCACCAGGTGGTCGGCACGCCCGCCGACGTCGCGGACTTCGCCAAGCGGGTCGGCGGTTTCCCGATCATCCTGAAGACCACCCGCGGCGGGTACGACGGCAAGGGCGTGTGGTTCGTCGACGGCCCGGAGGACCCGCAGATCGCGACCGCGTTCGGCAGCGGCGTACCGATCCTGGCCGAGGAGAAGGTGGACTTCGTCCGCGAGCTGTCCGCGATCGTGGCGCGCTCGCCGCACGGGCAGGCGGTCGCGTACCCGATCGTCGAGTCGGTGCAGCGGGACGGGATCTGCGTCGAGGTGACCGCGCCCGCGCCCGGTCTGGCGCCGGAGCGGGCCGCCCAGGCGCAGCAGACCGCGCTGCGGATCGCCGGTGAGCTCGGCGTGGTCGGCGTCCTCGCGGTCGAGATGTTCGAGGCGCGGGACGGGCGGCTGCTGGTCAACGAGCTGGCGATGCGCCCGCACAACACCGGGCACTGGACGATCGACGGCGCGGTGACGTCCCAGTTCGAGAACCACCTGCGTGCGGTGCTCGACCTGCCGCTCGGTTCGCCGGCCGCGCGGGCGCCGTACACCGTCATGGTCAACGTGCTCGGCGGGGACGTCGAGGACATGCACCGCGGCCTGCTGCACTGCATGGCGCGCGATCCGGGCCTGAAGGTCCACTTCTACGGGAAGTCGGTGAAGCCGGGTCGCAAGGTCGGCCACGTCACGGCGTACGGCGACGACCTCGAGGAGACCCGCTCCCGGGCGCGGCACGCCGCTGATTACCTGACCGGCACGATCGACGAATAG
- the purE gene encoding 5-(carboxyamino)imidazole ribonucleotide mutase, which yields MGSDSDWPTMKAAAEVCAEFDVPFEADVVSAHRMPTEMIDYGRSAHDRGLKVLIAGAGGAAHLPGMLASVTPLPVIGVPVPLKYLDGMDSLLSIVQMPAGVPVATVSIGNARNAGLLAVRILAASDEKLRDRMIAFQETLGEAARAKGATVRDGAAELRKG from the coding sequence ATGGGGTCGGACAGCGACTGGCCGACCATGAAGGCGGCGGCCGAGGTGTGTGCCGAGTTCGACGTGCCCTTTGAGGCAGATGTGGTCTCGGCGCACCGGATGCCGACCGAGATGATCGACTACGGACGGTCAGCGCACGACCGGGGGCTCAAGGTGCTGATCGCCGGCGCCGGCGGGGCCGCGCACCTGCCCGGGATGCTCGCGTCGGTGACCCCGCTGCCGGTGATCGGCGTACCGGTGCCGCTGAAATACCTCGACGGAATGGACTCGTTGCTGTCGATCGTGCAGATGCCGGCCGGTGTGCCGGTTGCGACCGTCTCGATTGGGAACGCTCGTAATGCCGGGTTGCTCGCGGTACGGATCCTGGCTGCGTCGGACGAGAAGTTGCGGGACCGGATGATCGCGTTCCAGGAAACTCTCGGCGAGGCGGCACGGGCCAAGGGCGCTACGGTGCGTGACGGGGCGGCAGAGCTGCGTAAAGGCTGA